One Purpureocillium takamizusanense chromosome 1, complete sequence genomic window carries:
- a CDS encoding uncharacterized protein (EggNog:ENOG503P6RV~COG:S): MAAPLASSQYAVPHSGHYRHSRMPQPPPSPPMEDSRCSLPSISKLLGLADVGSPTSEASPTSQSDSSRFEAAASSSQHGRQDSLYDGRPASSYAKPSSQRGMPPTPPMGADSAFDSYNSPSIKAVNQFPSITASGRYYETTPPLDNDFRRQQAAASRTARPALQVSCPAPPRQSYSASPFPQQAQLGSGYYTSTLQSAASCHPQISNLYYQQTLPQSFPPLSVPVVLAPSSGASPWQHHHYLTPSHGVPYPQSQDRYICQTCNKAFSRPSSLRIHSHSHTGEKPFKCPHTGCGKAFSVRSNMKRHEKGCHSFEVGTTRPPNAA; this comes from the exons ATGGCCGCGCCATTGGCATCTTCCCAGTACGCAGTGCCGCATAGTGGCCACTACCGCCATTCTCGAATGCCGCAGCCTCCGCCATCGCCCCCCATGGAGGACTCACGCTGTTCCTTGCCGTCCATATCCAAGCTCCTTGGCTTGGCAGATGTAGGATCGCCTACCAGCGAAGCATCACCTACGTCTCAGTCAGATTCATCACGGTTTGAAG ctgcggcctcgtcctcgcagCATGGCAGGCAGGATTCGTTAtacgacggccgcccagcgTCGAGTTATGCAAAGCCATCCTCCCAGCGGGGAATGCCTCCGACGCCACCGATGGGGGCAGATTCGGCATTTGACAGCTACAACTCTCCGTCGATCAAGGCGGTGAACCAGTTCCCCAGCATCACCGCCTCTGGGCGGTACTATGAAACAACGCCCCCGCTCGACAACGACTTTCGACGACAGCAGGCAGCGGCTAGCAGGACGGCACGGCCGGCACTGCAGGTTTCTTGtcctgcgcctcctcggcaatCCTACTCGGCGAGCCCTTTTCCGCAACAGGCGCAACTGGGCAGCGGCTATTACACGAGCACCCTACAGAGCGCAGCGTCATGCCACCCGCAGATCTCAAATCTCTACTATCAACAAACCTTGCCGCAGAGCTTTCCACCCTTATCCGTTCCGGTTGTGctggcgccatcgtcggggGCGAGCCCATGGCAGCATCATCATTATCTTACGCCGTCACACGGTGTTCCGTATCCCCAGAGCCAGGACCGGTATATTTGCCAAACCTGCAACAAGGCCTTCAGCCGACCGAGCAGTCTCCGCATCCACAGTCATTCCCATACAGGAGAAAAGCCTTTTAAGTGCCCGCACACAGGGTGCGGCAAAGCGTTTAGTGTTCGCAGCAACATGAAGCGGCATGAGAAGGGCTGCCACAGTTTCGAAGTCGGCACGACAAGGCCTCCGAATGCCGCCTAG